The window TCATCCATCTGTGGTTGTTGCTTATTGGATGCATGATGCACATTAGAGTGCCTTGTGCCTTTCTGACTTGCTATGACGATTTTAAGCACGTGACCTCGTCGCAAAACTGATTATCACACCCCGATTACATTAAATGCTTTCAACCCAGCAGGTCTGTAATGAAAGACAAGACGGAGCAGATCTGTAATTAAATGCACCAATTTATTTGTAAGTACTTTAATGTAACAGCAAGGCACGTAGGCCACTGCATGCTGAACAGATGAAATGGCTTAAGAAATGCTGCAAATCCAAGTTTAATTGGCTACTGTAGGTACACAAATTCTTAACCAAGTCCTCACTGTACACAGTATCAAAAAGTACAAATATCTTTCGACAAGCATTACAAAAAGACAAACAGTGAACAAGTAAATCCTCTCAGCCCCTGCAGGTAAGCAGCTGCAGTGTGGTGATTCGAGGGCTTACAGAGAATCAAAGAGCTCACACAGCACTTTCATAGAAAAGTTCACTTGTAGGTTGAGTCAATATGACCATAAAAAGACTTAATGTCATTCCcaaaataatttataaaatttattAATGTGggataatacatttttaaaactattttttttacattgcacTGAGATTAACTGCAACTTCTCGAAGCCTTTCGATGTTTAACAATCACTGCCATTTACCACGGAGGTAGGAACTGTCACGTAGTTAATACAAAACGAGGTGTCGCTTCACATATCAGAGCCTGCAACCGAAAAGTACCCCCCTTTTGCCAAGTGCTAATCtaagatattttttattttaagtcaCTGCATTCCCATTCATGTTCCCAGGTGCTGATTCATAAAACATTAACTCTGACATGCTGATGAATTTCACTCTCACACCTTCTCTGGATCATCCACAACAAATGTACCCTGATTTGACGTAACATCGACCGTTCActtgctggaaaaacaaaaaacaaacaaacaaaaaaaaaaacttctggcAATTTGAGGTATTTTCAATACTGCAATACTGCTGCAGAACACATGTAATACCTCTTTGTTTCTCCCAAACACATGaaagaaaacccccaaaacagacagtataaatttttttttttttttaaaaaaggccaAACCATGAACTTGTAATTACTGCTTTTACATGAACAATGAACTATCCTGTGTTtcgtaaaaaataaaaccctaCTAATATTAAAAAAGCAGCCTGAATCATTCAGGATTTAGTGTGAGGCATTAAATAATTTGAAACAATACCTGAAACTCCACCAATATACTGTTACAATAATCAATACCAGAccgtaaaacaaacacacattcctGAGTCTCCCGCCAGGGTGGATGGAAAATGTTAAGCAAAAAATTttgatgaaaaaagaaaaaaacagaaggggGAAATGTTTAACCGTAGTATGAGTGATGAGTGCAGTTATATGTGAAAGGCAAGATTAATATATTACCAACATAcaaggttaaattaaaaaagaaaaaaataatatgaaaatatttgttCTGTATTAAATATATGTATCTGCTAGAATATACTGCACCGCCTCTAAATAGGTTGTCCAAATTAAAGGCATTACATCTTTGTACCACCTGCCTAAAAACATCAAGCATCCCTTATGACTTTCACATGAAAACTGAGGATATTAAAGCAGCTTTAAACAGGAGCTGAAGTGGCTCTCACTGCTGGAGAGAGACTGCTTGTGTCTGAGAGTGAGTGCTCAGATTTAAGTTACAGTCTGTGCTCGTGGAGCAGTGCGGACTTTCTTGCTCTCCGGCCTGTGAGGGATCAGATTTGTTTAGCTGGTGAAACAAATCGTTTTCCTCATCAGATTCTGCAGATCCAGCCGGCTGATTATCCTGCTCCTTCTCATTAGCATCTCCCTCtacttttttctcctcttcctctggaTCTTTGACTTTGTGTACGATGAAAAGGTGTCTATTGAGAGACAGCACGGACGTGAAACACAGGCCACAGTGAAGGCACTGAGGAGTGTTCTCGTCAGTTTTATGCTGAGGTATATGCTGCTGGAACTCTGTGCTGTTGTCTGTGATGAAGCCACACTTCGAACAGCGGAACTGAGTTTTCAGACGCTTAGCTGAAGGAGCCTCGAGACTACCTGCAGGATCCTGAACCTCCATCTGCGTGCCCACATCAGGTGTTGCTGATACAAGCCTCTGGAAATCACAAGTTATGCAGTTTAGACCGGTGAGCAGATTGGAAGCATTTATGTTTGTGTTGAGAAATAATAAACTGCTACCTTGTCCAAAGCATTTTTGTCTACTTGGATGGGCATTTTTGGCATTTGGCTAAGATCAGGATTTTTTATTCCATGCATAAGGCTGATGTGGTTCTTCAACATCACACTTGACGTGAATATTGTCTTCTTGTCCGTGCAATACCTAACAAACAGGGATGGAGCAACaattaaaaactgttttgtgGCCAAagttactattattatttatacattttcaaAATCTTACCAACAGGTATAAGTCCTCTTTTTCCCATCATGGTCATTGCGAATGTGTCGTCTCAGACTGATTGCAGTGTTGAAAGACAACACACAGTGTCGACATGGATACTTCTTCACGGACTGttgacaaaagaaataaataaataatttgagGAATGACAAGATGATCTTAACTGAATTATTTAAGCATCAGTGCTGAAACAAACAATTTTGGATCTAACTGGAAATTCAAACCAGAATAAAAATGCATCTTGCTTATACTGGTTGACCTAAAAACTCTGACCTAGAGGTGCAGGACTCATTTCAGCCCTACTGCTCGTTGGCTACTCACAGCTGTGAAATACTACTGGTCCAACTAATAGTATTTCCCAAACACGTACTCAACTTAGTGTTTTTACTGGTTCAATTACTTTATTTCCATTacgcacaaaaacaaaatatgttcatAATAAACCTCATTTACATTCATCAGCATGTAATGCATAAGTCTGTGCTTACACAATACAGTCAAATGTTTCACACACTAATCCAGAATAAATCAGTATACAAAGATACAAACAAAATGTTCAAAGAATAAATGATGttctataaataaatgataatgaTAGTAAGTGCAGTGAGTGTCTCATCTTTGGATGACAGATCGTGTAAGCTTTGTCATCCAACTGGTTCCCTATTTATTAcgtttgttttttccatgatTTTGATGTCACCCCTCACCcaccccttctttttttttttttttatttaacttgaGTCACAGTTTACAGCACAGGGGACTCTCATCacttctgttatttttataatCTTCTTTTAATCATtctaacaaaacaaactgggaAAAAGTGTTTGCTTTGAGAACACTATTGTTTCAGTTTCTTGAGCTGGAAATTCTGTGCTATTTTGGTGTAGTGATGCAGGCTCTACAGCTTTCTCCATGATCCATCTCGAGCTAAACATGTTGCATAGTAATATGTATAACAGTATGGTAAAATATGTAAAGCagtataataaaaagaaaataaacaaaacagagcaGTGTGTATGGGGAGTAATTTTGCATTTGTACTCATTTGGGAGCAGGGTAAGAAGATTTCTACTCAGTGTGAACTGAGGCCCAATGAGTCTAAAAACTCACTGTGTATCCTGGAGAAAGCAGCGGGCGTgggaaaaaaggaggagggTGGTGGTAATCGGCAAGCTGCTCCAGAGTAATACTGTATATTCTACATGACCCAGTTTCAATTCAAAACACAAATTTTacattcttaaaaaaataaaaataattgtgTTTATATGGAAAAATGCAAATTCAAGGGATCATAACCCAGGTACCACAGTCTTAATACAGGAACCCAGACAAGGCTTTACATGATTTACTGATGTTGCTGTCTTAGCGGTCTTCTGTGGCACACTGTCGGTATATCTGTCAAGATTTTAAGACACCAATTCAAGACATAAGAGCGCAACACTCAGTAATGTTTTGCATCAGCAGACGTCATTGCGGGGTCAGTGCACCCTTACCTTTCCGTGTTTGGTCTTCAAATGGGAAACGTAGGCATCTCGCTCAGTGAACTGCTGCAGGCACTCGTTACATGTCCATCCAGCGGGTTTCACACGATTTAGGATTTTGCCGTCTTGCTCAGACTTCTCTCTAGTAGCAACTGTCTGTTTAACAGGGTAGTGACTCTTCTGTTTTTGGATAGACTGAGACTCCTGGTGCAAGTCAGCATGCTTAGTTTCTTTGTTCTTCTCTGTCTCTTCACTCGTGTTTCCTACATGCACACCCTGCAGAACAGGAAATACAAAATTCACATTATCATGCTCAAACTTATTTACACAGTAACATTTAACTGTTTCTTTGCTGGTGTTTTAACAAAAAGAACACTACTGCTGGAGCATAAGTTAATGATTTCCCGTGTTGATTGATCTGTATCAGGTGTGTggttttaaaggtttaaaacaaaaaaacgtaaACACGATAGGACACAGCACCTTACTTTTACTGGATGCATTTTATAACTCTTCTATGGACTAAGGAACCTTTTTTTCAGATGTCTGACAACTTTAGCACAAATCATTTTAGATAAGAAGTGTGGCCGCACATATAAACTCCTATAGGCATCCTAAACTCCTAAAGGATCACTTGCAGGGAATATACTAAAAAATACTGACAACCATCAGTGCTACACCTCACCAGTGCTGACTGACCACCTTTTATGTCTGAGAGGTAAAAATGATAAACATGTAAAGCATCTAAATAAAATGCATATATTTAATTCTAACCTTGAAATGCTGCATTAATAGCAGCTTTTGTGGAAAGACTGAGTTGCATTCTGGACACTTGAATACAGACGTAACACGCTTGCTGGCATTCTGATAGAAATGCTGAAACAGTAGCTGCTTTTTCTTGAACATTTTCTCACAGGAACACTTTAAGATtaacctgcaaaaagaaagcaaaaactgTTAAAGCAGCCTATGAGGGGAAGCCCACAGTTTTCAACCGTCAGGTCATGAGATGTTAACTTACTCTGGAGTTGTTTTGTTAGtactgtgtttatttttcaaatgcAGTTCACAGCTGTCGGAGGTCTTGAATGCAACCGGGCAGATGGAGCACTTGTACAAGACCTCACAGTGTTTTTCTTCGATGTGAGTCTTTTGTCCTTGAAGGGTCCGGAAAACCATATCACAGTGAAGACATCtggaagaaaaggaaaacataaTTGTTGCAACAGTGCACTGTACACTGTGGggggggtttaaaaaaaaccctgcatttCTTGCCAAGTTACTCACTTGTACCAAGCCTTGCGAGCATAGTGCAGGCAGTTTTCCCTGACGTGCTTTTGGATGTCTGCAGAACGACACAGGGCACCACACTCAGGGCAGCAGTAAGGGGACTTATGTGCATGAATGCGTAGGTGAGCTCTGAAGCTGCACTTGTTGGGCAGCAGCATTGAGCAAACTTTACAGATCTGGTATTTCAcaacagaacagaacaaaaagacaGTTTtgagtggaaaacaaacaaacagtggtgCCATTAAAAAGGACAAATCTGGTGATAgagaaaatacatttgtttttataGAAAACAATCCAATTAACAGCTACAATGAAGTAGGTAATTATACAAAGCAGTATTCTCTCTATAGCTAGAATAAGCTTACTCATCTGTACCTCAGTAATCAATCAGAAACAGATCAGATAAATTATCTACAAAGTGGCACCAGGCATCGTGTTGCTTCATTATGATAAATCTATGCCCTGAAGCGCACTTTTCTACTTTGATTTGAGTGACTTTTAcagattaaaaacatttaagaatAAGCACTAATAGGCTTAGATACTTGCTAAATTCTGCAAGGTGGTCTTCTCAAGTGATTTGTTGTCACCCTTATACTTGAATATGTCAATTAGCTACTCACCAGTTCTTCTGTATCTTCTGACAGCTTCTGGTAATGGCCTGCGAGTGCTTTGTAGTCAGGCAACTGCTTGTTACACTCCAAACAACGGAGTCGATGGCGGATGACGCTTTCCGGATACAAGGGCAGGACAGGCTCACTTTTAGGCAAGACTAATGGTGAGGAGTAAGTGCCCACACTAACCAGTTCACTACTCAGGGgtacaaacattttttcttctgctATGGGCTTCAAATTGAGCTGTGTGCACTGCATCACTGTGCCACCGTTCTTGTGTTCCCTTGCATGAGCCAACAAGGCACACTTGTTAAAAAACACCAAAGTCTTTGCGCAGTGTGTACATCCTACTTCAATGTGGACACTCCTCCTACTGTAATGAAATGCGAGGCTCTTCTCCACCCCAAAGGAGTCCCCACACTCGAGGCAGCAGTATCCATGTGGTGGAAGGTTGATATTGGTTCCCGGAGGTGGGTTCAAGTTTGGCACATATGTAGGCACAGGGTTGGCACTGTTCAACAGTCTGTTTAAAGTTCCTGCAGATGGGTTCGGATTAGACATGCGGGGATAAGAATTGGCTGTTTTGACCTGATGCACTAATGGGACAGTACTGTACACTGTGGAGGAGAGTGTGCATTGACTTTGTTGATAGGAGGTGGTTCGTGCAGCTACTGAAGCAGCAACACTGTGAGGGACAAGGTTTAGACTAGCTAAGTGCATTGCTTTTGGAAGGAAGTTTGTGGTAGTTGCATGGCCTGTAGTGGCTGATACTCTCTTTGGTTTGGGCACTTGATGTGCGGCAGATCTTTTGACTTTAGTATTACGGACTACTGGTGCAGAGCGCATTACACCTGACCTCCGGGAGTTTTCCTCTGACTTCCTGTTTGAAACTTTTACCGAAGCTGTATTGGCTGCATTACCTTTACTTGGCACCCCAACAACACCATCAGGAGCTTGAGACTGATGTGGAGATGCATTACAGTATGAATCATCACTAATCATACTCTGCGATGGAGAGGATTCGTAGGCAGAATGCACTTCGTCATTTTCTGAATCTGGGAGCACACTGGTGACGGTACGCTTGATCTGCCCAGATGTGGTTTTAATGGTCTTAATCCTGACCTTAGGTATGGCTGGAGGTGAACCAGATACCACTGCAGGGGATGCTTTGCCACTACTGTCACTGCAGATACTCACAGGACTATCAGGTGGTTTCCTTAATCGTTTTACTGCTTCAAGTGGACTTCTGGGGCTTCGTGGGGATATGGGGACCTTGGGGCTAGCTTTCATGCAGTCACTTTGAACAGCTGGGGATTCTCTGTGATCTGTCTGCTCATTGGGATCTTTTCTAGCATTCAGAGCCACCAGAGCATCAAGACAAGAGGATAATTTACATGTCTGTGACTTGACATGTGGATAAGGGATGGGAACAGTCATTGGTGCTCCTGAATTGCAGTTGGTTTCAGTGAAGTTCTGGTTTCCTAATTGTGGAGGAAATTCACTGTGTAGTCCAGGTGTTTTCTCTGCTTCACTACTTCCACAGATGTCAGAAAGCTCCTCGCTTCTACTACTTTCTGCTCCTTTAATCCTCTGTATGCTTTCGTAATTATTAGAGTCCTTGGAAGAGTTATCAAACATGCTAAGGTCCATTCTTTTGGGATTGTGACAGACTGAAGTGTCCAAAACTGAAGCTTCTGGGAAACATAGTCTGTCTTCGTTTGGAAGTATTTCCTCTCTGCTTGACTGGGTGTTTTCATGCTCAGGACTGGAGACTGGACTTAAATCTGAAAGTGCCTGAGGAAACAATGGTGCCTCATCGGGTATAGGTGGCTTTCCAGAAAGCTCACTTGAAGCCCTCCCATTCAATGTGGACACAAATGGTTTGGAGAAGCTGGTATTAGTTGTCTCAGCAGAGGTCACAGAAGTGTCTTGTCCCCTAAATCCATTTTGCAATGTTGGTCCCGAGTGAAGTCTATCACCAAATTCATCAAGTAACTCCTGCCGACTTGTATTTTTCACAATAACACTTATAGCTGGGACATCTGAGGGTGGTATAGCTTGGTTAGTCAGTAAGCTGTCATCCAGACacatctctgtgtgtttcagctgACTTTCTGCTTCCTCATGACTCCCCTGGATGGGCTCTTTGGCATCCAATCCAGTGGCATCTGGGATGTCAAAAGCTGCCAGGAGATCATCAAAATCTGGGGTCTTCATGTCACCCATGGCCGTACAGACTCACAAACCTACAGAAAGACGCAGCTGTGACTTAGCATGAGCTTAAAgaactgttaaaataaaaaactaaaaaaagagaaaaaagctgTTTTATAAACTGACGAGTAACTATTTAGCAAATGAGACGCGTCATATGTCAACGCTAGCTTTAGCCAGCAAGCTAAACGTGGGCAACATCTCCAGCGCTAATGCTAAATATGCAATAAAACACGCACAACACAAGCGATTTAACAGATACCACAGACTTTAAACCCACTCACTGGACAAATTATATGAAAGATGCACACAGGAGCCAGCTAACAAGTTAGCTGTATAATGGAGCTAAGCTAGCGAGTTAGCCCCTATCTTAGCAACATGCTACAGCGTAAATAATTCAGCCAAACGAGTAAAGTCGTCACGTAATGATACACAGGGTGCTCACCATTTGATCCGAGTGTGTTAAACAGCTCTAGTAAACTAGCTACTCAGCCATTTAACTGTCTGCACTAAATATTCGCAAGCTAGGCTAGGCTGTTTTAATGTTTCATAGCTAGGCTACAAGCTACTAACGTTAACTTCGTTTTCCTTTTCCTCAGTGGGAGATTGAAACCCTCGGCGCTGTCTTACAGACCTGAGGTTGCGGCGGGAGTGACTGCTTTCAACGACAGTACTAAAGGTCCACTAAAATATTTATTCAGGTTCAGGACGGAGTTGCAACTCTCAAACGACGAAGCTTCGGTGTTCGGTAAGGTTGGGTAATGCTAACAATATTAAAAtttaatgcaaataaaaaccTTGAGTCCGGGTGAATGTATAATGAGGCACTAAATACTAATAATattgcaaatgcaaaaaaattaaCGTTATTATAGGTGTCGGAAAGCTGTTTCGAATTTCCTAAAGCTCTTGTCTTTGGTTAATGAAAAGTAAACACAGAAATATAGCCTTGTCCTCCTAATTTGGgtgaattttaaagaaaaattcaATCTCCAAACGacccaaaatgcaaaaacagtgcctttcaTCAGACACGTCTGCCTGGCAAAAATCTCTCAGCTTCAGGTGATATGCAAAATACTATGCATGATCAAAATACCTTTAAATTACGGTTTTATAAACCGTGATATCTGTATACAGCTATTCATAGACATAAAACTAATCCTATCAGAAATATATAAACATCACTATAACCACCAAGTTAATTTGGCTTCCAGTTATTTGTTAAAGTGTTCATCAGATCCATGCTGTGAAATGTCACAAATCATGCTGTAAACTGGAAGTCATCCCAATATGTCTGTGGTATTAACACTTTATGGGCTAATAATGGGTTTTTGGCTGTAATTAAGCTGATAATTTGGTGAGGAGGGTGATATTCTCTAAAGATCCATGACCTCAACAGCCTCTGATTTGGGAAACTGCCAGTATTTTAGTGAAGAAGCTATATAAACGTCCTGTAAGACATAACTGAGGGCATTAAAGCTCTACAGCTTCCTTCCCGCTAGTCAAGGTTTCCAGAAGTGACAGCAGTTCGCATTAAATTTACAGGCGCATGCACTTAGTCATCAgctaacaataaataaataaaggcttTATTTAGTGTAAACGTAATAGAAGTAACATGCTATTGATTGTATGCACGGATATTTAGGAGatgaaataaacatattttgcttgtttaaaaaaaatcatagatACTTAAATATAAATTGACAGACTTATCAAACTCAGTTTAATGCTGGATAAAGTAGAGGGCTTCTTATTGAATTAATGGTACATTATTCCCACTCCACTGCCAATCTGAGTTTGCTAGGgaaattaacataaaaacaactcCTCGGGCTGCTGATTCAGTCTATTTAATGTTGCGTCACAAAATCTGTTACTGATCATTAATATCTGTTAATGGATTTCAGGGTGCCAAGCTTTCTAACTGAAGGCAAATGGGCtgcacttttaaatattaattattcTTTATCGCTTCCTCCAGACAGACAGAGTCCCCACTGAGCACCAAGCATGCACTAACTGTATTTCAAAGGAATCGTAAATTTTTATGTGTTAGACAAGATTATATTTAACCAGGTGAAAGCGGAACAAACAGCTGCCATTACACCCAATCGTGAATCATCACTATGAAAGTAAAGTACGGGTTGCGCTGCAATATACTTAATTGACCAGATAACAGCTGCAGCTGATTTCGAGGCTCTCTGATTCTGAAGTACTCAGTGTTCTTACTCTTcaaaataatcataaaaaaagaaagaaaaaagatttaatACAAGTTAACTTGACACTGCTGACGCTGACTTACCAAAAAGTGTCTTATATCAAAGCCTTTCAGGGATAAAATAGTTGCAGTCAAATGTAAAATGTTCACTTTTTGAGAGTTATGCTATTTTTGAAGGGTTATCAGCCACATATTGAGCTTTATTTTTAAGGTAGGCTACAGTAATATAACTATAGACTTATTCTGTTTGTGATATAAGAGCTCCTTTCTGTTATTAATAATGTTGATTATTCAGAAGCTTGtgacaaatgtatttttagataTCCAATTTTACAAATATGAGTTTTCTATGACTTATAGGTGTTAACAACCTCCTAAAGATAAAGTCATGACTGACCTACTGTGTTTCTTAGGAAATGCCTCTTAAGAGTCAATTCAAGACTCATCTTCTGTCGTTCCAGCAATTTAGGAAATGCAAAACATGGTCAGCTTCACGTCTCAAAAGTATTGCTTCATAAGGCACATTAAATCATTCCTCCTGAATGACACAAACATCTCCGTTGTGTACTTCCTGAGAGATCGGAGCAGTACGCTACGTGTCTGTTAATTAATGATAAGATGTTTCATTGAGGGCAGAGTGTGTTTCCCTGCAGTGTATTTTACAGCACAGCATTTGACAGCTGGGTCTAGGAGGACGCACAATGAGTAAGCCATTAACTCTGCTTTTCCTTGAATTAAGCTGTTTGTTCTGCAGTTGtgaatttgtatttttgtggaaCAATTTTCATATAGATTCACGTAAGATTTCAGGATTATGTGGACATATGTTAAGCTTTCTTTATCTCACagagcaaaaagcaaaaaaacccaaaaaatcGAGATTTGATTTGTCACTTATTGTTCCTGCTCCTGCTTGTTCAAGTTGCAGCTGCTTTCCCACAGGCAGCTGCATAGAAGTGAATAATGATCCTGTTTTTCAGCGGACCAATACGATGTCCACCTCGAAAAGATAAGCCAGAACAATGGAAACGGAGTGGACAACCATGCTTATGAAATACAGGTATGTGTTATGTTGTCCTGTGTTTTACTTTCaaatgaaacatgtttttaataaattaccTATATTTTCCTAGGAGGACGACATTAACGACTACAGCAGCATAAAAAGTGAGAC is drawn from Pelmatolapia mariae isolate MD_Pm_ZW linkage group LG7, Pm_UMD_F_2, whole genome shotgun sequence and contains these coding sequences:
- the znf592 gene encoding zinc finger protein 592 isoform X2, with translation MGDMKTPDFDDLLAAFDIPDATGLDAKEPIQGSHEEAESQLKHTEMCLDDSLLTNQAIPPSDVPAISVIVKNTSRQELLDEFGDRLHSGPTLQNGFRGQDTSVTSAETTNTSFSKPFVSTLNGRASSELSGKPPIPDEAPLFPQALSDLSPVSSPEHENTQSSREEILPNEDRLCFPEASVLDTSVCHNPKRMDLSMFDNSSKDSNNYESIQRIKGAESSRSEELSDICGSSEAEKTPGLHSEFPPQLGNQNFTETNCNSGAPMTVPIPYPHVKSQTCKLSSCLDALVALNARKDPNEQTDHRESPAVQSDCMKASPKVPISPRSPRSPLEAVKRLRKPPDSPVSICSDSSGKASPAVVSGSPPAIPKVRIKTIKTTSGQIKRTVTSVLPDSENDEVHSAYESSPSQSMISDDSYCNASPHQSQAPDGVVGVPSKGNAANTASVKVSNRKSEENSRRSGVMRSAPVVRNTKVKRSAAHQVPKPKRVSATTGHATTTNFLPKAMHLASLNLVPHSVAASVAARTTSYQQSQCTLSSTVYSTVPLVHQVKTANSYPRMSNPNPSAGTLNRLLNSANPVPTYVPNLNPPPGTNINLPPHGYCCLECGDSFGVEKSLAFHYSRRSVHIEVGCTHCAKTLVFFNKCALLAHAREHKNGGTVMQCTQLNLKPIAEEKMFVPLSSELVSVGTYSSPLVLPKSEPVLPLYPESVIRHRLRCLECNKQLPDYKALAGHYQKLSEDTEELICKVCSMLLPNKCSFRAHLRIHAHKSPYCCPECGALCRSADIQKHVRENCLHYARKAWYKCLHCDMVFRTLQGQKTHIEEKHCEVLYKCSICPVAFKTSDSCELHLKNKHSTNKTTPELILKCSCEKMFKKKQLLFQHFYQNASKRVTSVFKCPECNSVFPQKLLLMQHFKGVHVGNTSEETEKNKETKHADLHQESQSIQKQKSHYPVKQTVATREKSEQDGKILNRVKPAGWTCNECLQQFTERDAYVSHLKTKHGKIYRQCATEDR
- the znf592 gene encoding zinc finger protein 592 isoform X1 — translated: MGDMKTPDFDDLLAAFDIPDATGLDAKEPIQGSHEEAESQLKHTEMCLDDSLLTNQAIPPSDVPAISVIVKNTSRQELLDEFGDRLHSGPTLQNGFRGQDTSVTSAETTNTSFSKPFVSTLNGRASSELSGKPPIPDEAPLFPQALSDLSPVSSPEHENTQSSREEILPNEDRLCFPEASVLDTSVCHNPKRMDLSMFDNSSKDSNNYESIQRIKGAESSRSEELSDICGSSEAEKTPGLHSEFPPQLGNQNFTETNCNSGAPMTVPIPYPHVKSQTCKLSSCLDALVALNARKDPNEQTDHRESPAVQSDCMKASPKVPISPRSPRSPLEAVKRLRKPPDSPVSICSDSSGKASPAVVSGSPPAIPKVRIKTIKTTSGQIKRTVTSVLPDSENDEVHSAYESSPSQSMISDDSYCNASPHQSQAPDGVVGVPSKGNAANTASVKVSNRKSEENSRRSGVMRSAPVVRNTKVKRSAAHQVPKPKRVSATTGHATTTNFLPKAMHLASLNLVPHSVAASVAARTTSYQQSQCTLSSTVYSTVPLVHQVKTANSYPRMSNPNPSAGTLNRLLNSANPVPTYVPNLNPPPGTNINLPPHGYCCLECGDSFGVEKSLAFHYSRRSVHIEVGCTHCAKTLVFFNKCALLAHAREHKNGGTVMQCTQLNLKPIAEEKMFVPLSSELVSVGTYSSPLVLPKSEPVLPLYPESVIRHRLRCLECNKQLPDYKALAGHYQKLSEDTEELICKVCSMLLPNKCSFRAHLRIHAHKSPYCCPECGALCRSADIQKHVRENCLHYARKAWYKCLHCDMVFRTLQGQKTHIEEKHCEVLYKCSICPVAFKTSDSCELHLKNKHSTNKTTPELILKCSCEKMFKKKQLLFQHFYQNASKRVTSVFKCPECNSVFPQKLLLMQHFKGVHVGNTSEETEKNKETKHADLHQESQSIQKQKSHYPVKQTVATREKSEQDGKILNRVKPAGWTCNECLQQFTERDAYVSHLKTKHGKSVKKYPCRHCVLSFNTAISLRRHIRNDHDGKKRTYTCWYCTDKKTIFTSSVMLKNHISLMHGIKNPDLSQMPKMPIQVDKNALDKRLVSATPDVGTQMEVQDPAGSLEAPSAKRLKTQFRCSKCGFITDNSTEFQQHIPQHKTDENTPQCLHCGLCFTSVLSLNRHLFIVHKVKDPEEEEKKVEGDANEKEQDNQPAGSAESDEENDLFHQLNKSDPSQAGEQESPHCSTSTDCNLNLSTHSQTQAVSLQQ